aatgtttttaatatgataactgttttaaattttgaatggtaaaatcaagtcaaatcacgcaatagttaattaaaatgatttgaaaTACCTCAtttgacaaaataatttttcaattagtttttttgaagtttaaaacGACTGCGTaaacataaattttagttatataaaataagcGTAGcaaaaaataacatttgaacatatagaatatatttaaaatttaaaacgaATTATTTAGCCGCTGTCACTTACATcgtatcatatttttaaaacgaaagtttttctttttcggtttaaatcttttttttttccttaagttATATGTtagtgttcagtttagtctccgcttttaaaaatgtcaacctttggtttctaagttataaaaaatgtatcaaatcagtcccaaccgttaacgaaatcaatgaaatatgtataaAAGAATACGGATGAGACTGATTttatacatatttcattgatttcattAACGGTtgggactgatttgatacattttttataacttaaggaccaaaggttgacatttttaaaaacgaaaattaaactGAACACCAATTTATAACTAACGgaccaaaaaaataatttaaatcttcttttttttcttttgaaaggagtttaaaaatattaaaatttaatttaatttctaatatgatttatttctcacaattttatttacattatctAAATCACTCACATCCTCGGATAACATAATACACCACACATTATTACATACGATTCATTATGTAACTACTATTacgattgaaagaaaaatatataataaaagtgaaGAATGTTTATTCTTTACTCGTAAATAAGTAAAATGAATGtaattgatagaaaaaaaaaaactataataatgTAAGAATAGTGTGTGAAATAGACATttaaatgtgataaaaaaagaaaaatattgaaaatgtttAGTTAGAAAATATAGTTGTTGATCACTTGCAAGGCCAGGCCCATCCATGCACCTATCTTTGGCAGGCTAACTTCTAAAGTGTCCCAGTTcccaaaattaaattgaaagaaaaaaagagagagataaatataaaaataaaatcgaaATGAAGCAGTTGTTTGGTATTAAAAAAGCATGATggggaaaataagaatgcaatcCTACTCAGATTGGTAGTTGGATCGATAAGTGCAAAGCAAAGGAAATGTGACGAAGGGTGGAAAAGATGATTGGGCTAAACCAAACGGAAGGGGGGCCCTCACCTGATTAATAGTCCACTTGGTTCGGTGGGCTATTCACTCGCACGCACGCCCTACACGTACGGTCCTATCTCATCAAAACCCCAATAactaagtaaatataaaaacaactttttctcttattctttaaggGGTGGGCTATGACCTTTAGCTCATCCTTTTATGATCCTTCCCATTCTCATATTTTATATCAAACAGGGTGGTGACATGATCAGAAAGtaagtaaagaaaagagaatctcaaaaaaaaaaaaaagaaataaattcgataaataataataatggacCTCAAGAGTCCAAACTCCAAATCCAACAGATTTGCCctattttaaatgtgtttgagAAAAACCTTATCTCCCGAACCTGTACGAACCACATTCCAAATATCAGAAACCCTCAAACTCGAAGGTCCAATTAGCTCATCGGGTTCGCTCCCAGGCCCAATCTCCATCTCTCTCCGGTGAGCCctccttctttctctctcttctctgcAAAGCCCTAGATCTCACTCCGGTGAGGCTCAGGCCTCGCTTTCTGCTTCGGATCTACTTTTTACACTCCAATCCTCTTCACGTATATATATTTGGTACCTCCCAAACCCTAGCTCTTCGATTTCTCggttcttcttatttttcttcctgCTAAACTCTTTTAATCTTGCTTTTATTGTTTTCCAGTCTTTATCCATTGTAATTAGGTTTCTCTTTCTGTGTTTTGTGCTTTGATTTGTCGATCTTCAGTTTCATGTCACTGGATTGGCTGTTTCTGTGATGGAATGCTTGATCTGGactgtgtttttgttgttttggtttTATGTGTTCTCCTTTACAGTTTTTGCAGTGGTATACCGTTGAAGATCTGATGTTCCATCTTTGACTTTTGAGTTTGACCTTATAAATAGTTTGTGTGGGCTCTGTGAGTTGTGGTTGATGGAGTGGATGTGCTATGAACGTCTTTCACTGACGATTTTTGTTCACTTTGTACTGTTGATATTGAGCTCGTCTTTCACTGAGGATTTTTGTTCACTTTGTACTGTTGATATTGAGCTCGGCTGATCTGACCGGCTGTGGTCCCATGCCTTTTTTGATTTCGTGGACAGTGTTTGATTTAACCTTGACCTAAATACTTACTGAATATTAAAGGGTTGTATGTAGTAGGATGACCGTGGACAGCCTGTTGGGTCTTTGATTCTTAAAACTAAGTAGGATGCAAACCAATATTAAGGTGAAGGGGTCTTAAGCCATGATGGTGCCAACAAAATAGGTCGCGGTTGCAATACTGATATACTGGTCCAtccattttgttgtttttgacaCTAGTTTACAATCCTCTTCTCAAACCTTACTTTGAAAGTTATTTGTTTATTCCATGTCTTGTCCTCAACTCAATCACATACTCACAAATTCCTGTTAAACAGGTGCTTGTTTTGGTCTTCAGTTCTCTCTTTCATAACTGCCCTCTCTTTCATAACTGCGCTtgtcttttaattctttttgctTGCTTTTTGGCACTCCAAGATGTCACTTGTGCAGACAATTATAatgtatgttttgtttgttaTATATCCTGTATAATTTGAATGGGAGTGTTGATATCTGATAGCACAGGGATCTCATGTTCTCTTCATATCCTAGTATGGTATTAATGTGTCTGTTTGGAGAACATTTCCCGGTGGGAACTTACCATTTCTTGAAAAGGagaatgatttttattattatcattcatgTCTATTACATTGTCCTTACACCtgtttgtaacaatctaatcttccaaaaaaggaaataaggaaaaaaatatactgaaaaataaattagaagattctacagatattttctctaattaggaatattttcctctaattacaacactaTTAATTAGCAATTTTATTTCTAGGTGAAGCAGGAAGGtacatatcaaaataaaatatggttACTGTTGAAGATAAAGTGGTTGCGAACCCTGATGTGAAAAATTCACCTGTCAGTACTGGTTTTCAACCTAGCAATGATCTGGTAAATTCGGAAAATCAGTCCGACCATAATGTGGAAATATCCGAGCCTCAGCCTGATAAGGATTTCTCCAATTCCCAGGCAGAGCCTAACAAAGTACTTGTGGCATCTGAAGTCCAGGCACCTAGTGgcaataaaattgaagataCGTTGCCCAATGCTGAGGAACCTCCTATCAGTGAGTCGGAGAATCTTGAGACACCACCCAACAACCAGTCAAGCAATGATGAGGGCCCACACAACAATCAGCATGTTGATTCTGTAGCATCATTTAAGAATCCATCAGAAAGCTCTGAAGATGTAGCTGATGCAAAGCTTGTTAGTTCTGAAGCTCCTCTTGACCAGAAGCCTGTGTCTGAGGCACCATCAAGCGATCAGTTGGTCACCTCCGAGACACTTCCCGATAACGGCGTGGTAGATGCTGAACATCAGACCAGTAATGATGTGGTTGTATCTGAAACACAGCACAGCAATGAGGTGGTAGCAGAGCAAAACAATGAGGTGGTTTTGCCTGCAACGGTTCAAAGGGAGGAGGTGGTTTTATCTGAAATACAACGAGGTGATGAGGCAGTTTTATCTGAAACACAAAATGAGGCAGTTTTATCTGAAACACAACGAGGTGATGAGGCAGTTTTATCAGAAAAACAGCAAAGCCATGATGCAGTTTTATCTGAAACACAGCAAAGCCAGGAGGCAGTGTTATCTGAAACACAGCAAAGCCATGAGGTGGTTTTATCTGAAACACAGCAAAGCCAGGAGGCGGTTTTATCTGAAACACAGCAAAGCCAAGAGGCGGTTTTATCTGAAACACAGCAAATCAATGGGGCAGTTTTATCTGAAACACAGCAAATTAATGGGGTTGATTTATCTGAAACGCAGCAAATAAATGGGGCAGATTTATCTGAAACACAGCAAAGCAGTGGGACAGTTTTATCTGAAACACAGGAGGTGGTTTTATCTGAAACACAGCAAAGTAATGAGGCATTTTTATCTGAAACTCAGCCCAGCAATGATGTAGTCATGTCAGATGCACAACCCAACAGTGAGCCACTGGTGTCTGACTCACTGCCCAGCAATGAGATAGTCATGCCCGAGAGACAGCTCAGCAATGAGACTGTCGTACATGAGGCACAGACCAGCAATGATGTGATAATGTCTGAAGTTTTGCCTGAAAATGAGACGGTACATTCTGCAGGTGATCTTAACAATCAGCTCTCTCATCCTGAATCTCTTTCTCAGAATCATCATTATTCTAATTTACACATGATTCCTGAAGATCAGCTACCTCAACCTGAATCACTGCCCAATTCTGATCCACTGCCTGCTTCTGAACCAGGCAGCCATCTCACAGACATCAAACCAATATCTCATAATCATCTTGCACAGTATGATACACTACCCAACAGTCATATGCACCATTCTGAGGCAGTGGCCAACGATCAACTAGTAGTTCACTCTGAGGCGTTGTCCCATGAACACATAGCAAACTCTCATTTGTTGCCACACTATGGGCTGCAAAACAGTGAAACGATGCTCGACAATCAGTTAGTCAATTCTCAACCACACTATGAGATAGTCAACGCTAGCAACATACCCAGCTATGAGATAGTCAATGCTGAAACTCCATTGAACAGTGAGGAACCTACTCCTGATACTCAGCCAAGCAAGAGGAGAAAAAAGAAGTCTATAGTCTGGGAACACTTCACCATAGAGACAGTCAGTCCTGGATGTAGAAGAGCATGCTGCAAGCAATGCAAGCAAAGTTTTGCTTACAGTACTGGTTCAAAGGTTGCTGGTACTAGTCACCTCAAACGCCACATTGCAAAGGGGACATGCCCAGCTCTTTTACGTACCCAAGATCATAACCAGTTCAGTCCATATACTCCACGGTCAAGGGGAAGTGATGCTGGCAATGCTAGCAGTGCACCAAAGCGACGCTATAGGTCCCCTAATACTCCTTACATAATATTTGATCAAGATCGTTGCCGTCATGAGATTGCTAGGATGATCATTATGCATGATTACCCCCTTCACATGGTTGAGCATCCGGGATTTGTTGCATTTGTCCAAAATCTGCAGCCCCAGTTTAATATGGTTACATTTAACACAGTTCAAGGAGATTGTGTTGCAACCTACCTGATGGAAAAGCAGTGTGTTATGAAGTATTTTGAGGGATTACCTGGACGTTTGTGTTTGACACTGGATGTTTGGACCTCAAGCCAGTCTGTAGGATACGTGTTTATAACTGGACATTTTGTTGATAGTGATTGGAAGTTGCAGAGGAGAGTTCTTAATGTTGTGATGGAGCCATACCCTAACTCTGATTCTGCTCTCAGCCATGCTGTATCTGTTTGCATTTCTGACTGGAATTTGGAGGGCAGGGTATTTTCTATCACTTGTGATCAGACTTCGAGTGAAGTTGCCCTTGGGAATCTGAGACCATTACTCTCTGTAAAGAATCCTCTTATCCTCAATGGTCAGTTGCTGGTAGGAAATTGCATTGCCCGAACCTTCAGCAATGTTGCAAATGAACTATTGGGCTCCGTGcatcttgttgtaaaaaaaatcagaGACAGTGTAAAATATGTGAAGACTTCAGAATCCCATGAGGAAAAATTCCTGGAGCTCAAGCAGCATCTTCAGGTCCCCAGTGAAAGGAACCTTTTTATTGATGACCAAACCCAGTGGAATACTACATATCAGATGCTGGTGGCAGCTTCTGAACTTAAGGAAGTGTTTTCTTGTTTGGACACTTCTGATCCTGATTACAAGGGAGCCCCATCAATGCAAGATTGGAAGTTGGTTGAGACCATCTGCACGTACTTAAAGCCCCTTTTTGATGCAGCAAACATCCTTACCACGGCAACTCATCCGACTATTATCACCTTTTTCCATGAAGTTTGGAAATTGCAGTTGGATCTGTCTCGGGCTGTTGTGAATGAGGATCCTTTTATCAGCAACCTTACTAAACCCATGCAACATAAAATTGATAAGTACTGGAAAGATTGTAGTCTGGTTTTGGCAATTGCAGTAGTTATGGATCCTCGATTCAAGATGAAGCTTGTTGAGTTTAGTTTCACAAAAATCTATGGCGAGGATGCGCATGTATATGTCAAGATTGTTGATGACGGGATTCATGAGCTGTTCCACGAGTATGTGACCCTTCCCCTGCCACTGACCCCTGCTTATGCAGATGAAGGGAGTGCCGGAAGCCATATGAAGGCAGAGGGGTCTCCGGGAGGAACTCTGTTGTCAGATAATGGATTAACAGATTTTGATGTCTACATCATGGAAACTAGTAGCCATCAGACGAAGTCTGAACTGGACCAGTATCTGGAAGAATCACTGTTGCCACGTGTTCCGGACTTTGACGTTTTGGGCTGGTGGAAGCTAAACAAACTCAAGTACCCTACGCTTTCAAAAATGGCCAGGGATATACTGTCTGTCCCGGTCTCAAGCGTTCCTCCAGAATCTGTCTTTGatacaaaagtgaaagagatgGATCAGTATCGAAGTTCCTTGCGGCCAGAAACAGTGGAGGCCATTGTATGTGCGAAAGACTGGATGCAGTATGGAGCAACCGAAGCTTCCAACGCGCTCGTGAAAATGGAGTTCTAGATTTTATTCATGTATTTTTTTGGTTTACGTAGAGGGTGTGAAAGAAAACCTGCATCATGCATCGCGCGATATTTGATGAACCTACACGTTCTCATTTAGGTGGTTGTACTCTCTATGATGGTAGGTTCTTGTATTTTACTTGTAGTTTCTAGTTATATGTTAGCCTATGTTGGTGACATTTAATGTGTAGATTTGGACGTGAATGCCTATATTCTAGTTTACTTCCCTGGATTAGATGCTAGAACAGATGCCCTCCTCAAGGTGATATGTTGATGTAATAATTTAACTCAATATTCAATCACTCTATTCATGGGCTGCACTTGCTCTGGACTGGGCTAGTTTTAGCCCATTAGTTTTATGCCTCTCGCGTATAGATTAGGATTTAATTTCCCTTctcaagcatttttttttttgtgttcgtCCAAGCCATTCATATAAAGTGAAAACGTCCACTTGAAAATTGTCACTGTAAGCTGATGTATAATGTTACGTGATGGTATTAGAGATTAGCAAAGACGGGCTAACCGTAGTTCATCACAACTAATGCACCATTCGATTGAACTAGGGAACCTTGGTGTCTGCAGGTGAGGTTTTTGGATCAAGTTAATGTTTTTCTGCGTAGTGTTTTGCAACTATTGTTTGTAGATATTTATGCAGAAAATAAgtatgtaatataataattcaaacaCATGGTTAGAGACAGataatgtgacatcccaattatatagtatacatgtatataatttaagacGTCATCATAGATAATATTTGAAAGCAGTCAAGAGTAGAGTAGTATAAAGATCAGGATTACAGTCATACAGGAATTAAGGGGGAATTAAAAGCGTGAAATGCTAAACTAATTCAAACTAGATAAATTGGAAAGTGTCTCAAAATAGCATAATTTAGAAATGTTCATAGGGGCATAACAGCCCAGAAATTCCTAAAGAGTCTAGGCAGCGACGTCTTCATTCTCCTCCACGACATTCTCCACAGACACCTCATTctcttctgctcacatccaagatggatgatcatcgcaacagGGCAACACACAATATAGTAACACAACAGACAAACAATTGCAAgtgtgagctaattatataaaaagcatactATTAACAGTAAATAACGTTCAAGAACAAACTCAAAATCAAGTAAAGTAAGACACACATCCTATACATGNNNNNNNNNNNNNNNNNNNNNNNNNNNNNNNNNNNNNNNNNNNNNNNNNNNNNNNNNNNNNNNNNNNNNNNNNNNNNNNNNNNNNNNNNNNNNNNNNNNNNNNNNNNNNNNNNNNNNNNNNNNNNNNNNNNNNNNNNNNNNNNNNNNNNNNNNNNNNNNNNNNNNNNNNNNNNNNNNNNNNNNNNNNNNNNNNNNNNNNNNNNNNNNNNNNNNNNNNNNNNNNNNNNNNNNNNNNNNNNNNNNNNNNNNNNNNNNNNNNNNNNNNNNNNNNNNNNNNNNNNNNNNNNNNNNNNNNNNNNNNNNNNNNNNNNNNNNNNNNNNNNNNNNNNNNNNNNNNNNNNNNNNNNNNNNNNNNNNNNNNNNNNNNNNNNNNNNNNNNNNNNNNNNNNNNNNNNNNNNNNNNNNNNNNNNNNNNNNNNNNNNNNNNNNNNNNNNNNNNNNNNNNNNNNNNNNNNNNNNNNNNNNNNNNNNNNNNNNNNNNNNNNNNNNNNNNNNNNNNNNNNNNNNNNNNNNNNNNNNNNNNNNNNNNNNNNNNNNNNNNNNNNNNNNNNNNNNNNNNNNNNNNNNNNNNNNNNNNNNNNNNNNNNNNNNNNNNNNNNNNNNNNNNNNNNNNNNNNNNNNNNNNNNNNNNNNNNNNNNNNNNNNNNNNNNNNNNNNNNNNNNNNNNNNNNNNNNNNNNNNNNNNNNNNNNNNNNNNNNNNNNNNNNNNNNNNNNNNNNNNNNNNNNNNNNNNNNNNNNNNNNNNNNNNNNNNNNNNNNNNNNNNNNNNNNNNNNNNNNNNNNNNNNNNNNNNNNNNNNNNNNNNNNNNNNNNNNNNNNNNNNNNNNNNNNNNNNNNNNNNNNNNNNNNNNNNNNNNNNNNNNNNNNNNNNNNNNNNNNNNNNNNNNNNNNNNNNNNNNNNNNNNNNNNNNNNNNNNNNNNNNNNNNNNNNNNNNNNNNNNNNNNNNNNNNNNNNNNNNNNNNNNNNNNNNNNNNNNNNNNNNNNNNNNNNNNNNNNNNNNNNNNNNNNNNNNNNNNNNNNNNNNNNNNNNNNNNNNNNNNNNNNNNNNNNNNNNNNNNNNNNNNNNNNNNNNNNNNNNNNNNNNNNNNNNNNNNNNNNNNNNNNNNNNNNNNNNNNNNNNNNNNNNNNNNNNNNNNNNNNNNNNNNNNNNNNNNNNNNNNNNNNNNNNNNNNNNNNNNNNNNNNNNNNNNNNNNNNNNNNNNNNNNNNNNNNNNNNNNNNNNNNNNNNNNNNNNNNNNNNNNNNNNNNNNNNNNNNNNNNNNNNTAATTTCTATTCCAACTTACTCATCCACAACCCACTCACGCTCTCTGCATTTGCACACACTTAACCAATTAATACACCCAATCATACCCTTCAGGCACTCATAAGACACCAACAATTACTTTAAGCATACATAAAATCGCCACTGCATACCCCATTTTCCAAATTCCACTCTCCATACCatgccttattttttttttttttaattttattctttctagAACTTGTCTGCACCAAAATATTCTTGCTAATTTAAAAAGACAACACCATAACTATATACCCATTTCCTGCGTCAACTTNTAAAACATGTGCAAGGAGTTTAAACATTTATATCAATTATGctcttaatatttaaatcaaacaatCATAAAATTTCACAGAATCAGTCAACAATCATGCATAAGCAGCTTCTgaaattttcctttcaaaacTAAATCATTATACTAACAAGTTTTACTACTCTAACCTCACTTTAACACACATAAAGTGCATTTTATACTTGACCAAAACAGAACAGCTattatcaaacaatttataTGACCTATATCTCTAAAACCCTcgttcataaaaatatcaaggCAACCAAACACCATGTACACAAATTAGATATATCATCTCATaaactaatttcaaacaaaaataactagctccccttaccttggtTT
This genomic stretch from Vigna radiata var. radiata cultivar VC1973A chromosome 7, Vradiata_ver6, whole genome shotgun sequence harbors:
- the LOC106768260 gene encoding zinc finger BED domain-containing protein DAYSLEEPER, yielding MVTVEDKVVANPDVKNSPVSTGFQPSNDLVNSENQSDHNVEISEPQPDKDFSNSQAEPNKVLVASEVQAPSGNKIEDTLPNAEEPPISESENLETPPNNQSSNDEGPHNNQHVDSVASFKNPSESSEDVADAKLVSSEAPLDQKPVSEAPSSDQLVTSETLPDNGVVDAEHQTSNDVVVSETQHSNEVVAEQNNEVVLPATVQREEVVLSEIQRGDEAVLSETQNEAVLSETQRGDEAVLSEKQQSHDAVLSETQQSQEAVLSETQQSHEVVLSETQQSQEAVLSETQQSQEAVLSETQQINGAVLSETQQINGVDLSETQQINGADLSETQQSSGTVLSETQEVVLSETQQSNEAFLSETQPSNDVVMSDAQPNSEPLVSDSLPSNEIVMPERQLSNETVVHEAQTSNDVIMSEVLPENETVHSAGDLNNQLSHPESLSQNHHYSNLHMIPEDQLPQPESLPNSDPLPASEPGSHLTDIKPISHNHLAQYDTLPNSHMHHSEAVANDQLVVHSEALSHEHIANSHLLPHYGLQNSETMLDNQLVNSQPHYEIVNASNIPSYEIVNAETPLNSEEPTPDTQPSKRRKKKSIVWEHFTIETVSPGCRRACCKQCKQSFAYSTGSKVAGTSHLKRHIAKGTCPALLRTQDHNQFSPYTPRSRGSDAGNASSAPKRRYRSPNTPYIIFDQDRCRHEIARMIIMHDYPLHMVEHPGFVAFVQNLQPQFNMVTFNTVQGDCVATYLMEKQCVMKYFEGLPGRLCLTLDVWTSSQSVGYVFITGHFVDSDWKLQRRVLNVVMEPYPNSDSALSHAVSVCISDWNLEGRVFSITCDQTSSEVALGNLRPLLSVKNPLILNGQLLVGNCIARTFSNVANELLGSVHLVVKKIRDSVKYVKTSESHEEKFLELKQHLQVPSERNLFIDDQTQWNTTYQMLVAASELKEVFSCLDTSDPDYKGAPSMQDWKLVETICTYLKPLFDAANILTTATHPTIITFFHEVWKLQLDLSRAVVNEDPFISNLTKPMQHKIDKYWKDCSLVLAIAVVMDPRFKMKLVEFSFTKIYGEDAHVYVKIVDDGIHELFHEYVTLPLPLTPAYADEGSAGSHMKAEGSPGGTLLSDNGLTDFDVYIMETSSHQTKSELDQYLEESLLPRVPDFDVLGWWKLNKLKYPTLSKMARDILSVPVSSVPPESVFDTKVKEMDQYRSSLRPETVEAIVCAKDWMQYGATEASNALVKMEF